A section of the Gloeobacter violaceus PCC 7421 genome encodes:
- a CDS encoding VCBS repeat-containing protein, with amino-acid sequence MIRLAYDSSLRAVYRNTSGGLTEYKLPAGGSGWQKVADFGSGIVGNPSLVETVNGNMWVVAPNSSGGLSAYSKVYNTSWGLFSNFGSNVFGNPSLIRLAFDGSLQVVVPNGNGLAHYQLPPYGSWQKIADFGSGVVSNPTLLETVNGNMWALVGNSSGGLTAFSRVYGTTWGATSFGSGLSGTPAFAKRTSDGALEAIAIKQTGGLAEYRLLPGGSAWTKQADFATSVTGNPLLIDTTGGNLSVVAPGVSGGLAHYTRGASSGWSGAVASASIPGRGASLGAFPAAGFVGRPIPADYDGDGRADRAAFDANSYTYQIKQSSDGVTRTHGPFKTSSGGTMVFELPGDYDGDGKVDPAAVNASTYNGCPFSPDGVCTNFDIVFRSSANGGTNLQTTVVAYGGQPIDGYLYPLVGDFDGDGKDDPAYFFPAFNVTYYVSSLNQTVVESGPGCGYGYETVNNFTNVGINFAISPILIDTKGDGFALTAADGGVLFDLQGRGGIAKNAWTETGSDDAFLVLDRDENGTIDDGRELFGNHTAQPASVEPNGFLALAEFDKTAHGGNGDGAISAADTVFYRLRLWLDANHDGISQPAELVALQDKGIARLALEYAQSPLKDRHGNAFRYRARVYDQSGATNGRWAWDVFFAVAKPKSREGLMPMGKQVLIYQQPVGQ; translated from the coding sequence TTGATCCGATTGGCATACGACAGTTCCTTGCGGGCCGTGTACCGCAACACCTCCGGCGGCCTCACCGAGTACAAGCTGCCTGCAGGCGGTTCCGGCTGGCAAAAAGTCGCCGACTTCGGCTCGGGAATCGTTGGCAATCCGTCCCTAGTCGAAACCGTCAACGGCAACATGTGGGTGGTCGCCCCCAACAGCTCCGGCGGCCTGAGCGCCTACAGCAAGGTCTACAACACCTCCTGGGGGCTTTTCTCCAATTTCGGCTCGAACGTATTCGGCAACCCCTCACTCATCCGGCTCGCTTTCGACGGCTCGCTGCAGGTCGTGGTACCCAACGGCAACGGCCTCGCGCATTACCAGCTGCCTCCGTACGGCAGCTGGCAAAAAATCGCCGACTTCGGTTCGGGCGTGGTCAGTAACCCCACGCTGCTTGAGACGGTCAATGGCAATATGTGGGCGTTGGTTGGCAACAGCTCCGGCGGCCTGACCGCCTTCAGCAGGGTCTACGGCACCACCTGGGGCGCAACCAGCTTCGGCTCGGGCCTGAGCGGCACCCCGGCCTTCGCCAAACGCACCAGCGACGGCGCCCTGGAGGCAATAGCGATCAAGCAAACCGGCGGCCTGGCCGAGTACCGCCTGCTGCCCGGCGGCAGCGCCTGGACCAAGCAGGCGGATTTCGCCACCTCCGTCACCGGCAACCCGCTGCTCATCGACACCACCGGCGGCAACCTCTCGGTCGTCGCCCCGGGTGTCTCCGGTGGCCTGGCCCACTACACCCGCGGCGCTTCTTCGGGCTGGAGCGGTGCGGTCGCCTCGGCGTCGATACCCGGACGGGGGGCATCTTTGGGGGCTTTCCCCGCCGCCGGTTTCGTCGGTCGGCCCATCCCGGCGGACTACGACGGCGACGGCCGGGCCGACCGCGCCGCCTTCGACGCCAATTCGTACACCTACCAGATCAAGCAAAGCTCCGACGGCGTCACCCGCACCCATGGGCCTTTCAAAACCAGTTCCGGCGGCACCATGGTCTTCGAGCTGCCCGGCGACTACGACGGCGACGGCAAGGTGGACCCGGCCGCGGTCAACGCCTCGACCTACAACGGCTGCCCCTTCTCCCCGGACGGGGTGTGCACGAATTTTGACATCGTCTTTCGCTCCTCCGCCAACGGCGGCACCAACCTGCAGACGACCGTCGTCGCCTACGGCGGGCAACCCATCGACGGCTACTTGTATCCGTTGGTGGGCGATTTCGACGGCGACGGCAAGGACGACCCGGCCTACTTCTTCCCGGCTTTCAACGTCACCTACTACGTCTCCAGCCTCAACCAGACGGTGGTGGAGAGCGGCCCGGGCTGCGGCTACGGCTACGAGACGGTCAACAATTTCACCAACGTCGGCATCAACTTTGCCATCTCGCCCATCCTCATCGATACCAAAGGCGACGGCTTCGCGCTCACCGCCGCCGACGGGGGCGTCCTCTTCGACCTGCAGGGCCGCGGCGGCATCGCCAAAAACGCCTGGACCGAGACCGGCTCGGATGACGCCTTTTTGGTGCTCGATCGCGACGAGAACGGCACCATCGACGACGGCCGGGAGCTTTTCGGCAACCACACCGCCCAGCCCGCCAGCGTCGAGCCCAACGGCTTTTTGGCCCTCGCCGAGTTCGATAAGACCGCCCACGGCGGCAATGGCGACGGAGCGATCTCCGCCGCCGACACGGTCTTTTACCGCCTGCGTCTGTGGCTCGACGCCAACCACGACGGCATTTCGCAACCGGCGGAGCTGGTTGCCCTGCAGGATAAGGGAATTGCCCGCTTGGCCCTGGAGTACGCCCAGTCGCCGCTCAAAGACCGCCACGGCAACGCCTTCCGCTACCGCGCCAGGGTGTACGACCAAAGCGGGGCGACCAATGGCCGCTGGGCGTGGGACGTCTTCTTCGCCGTCGCCAAACCCAAGTCCCGCGAGGGCCTGATGCCGATGGGCAAGCAAGTACTGATCTACCAACAACCGGTCGGACAATGA
- a CDS encoding IS1182-like element ISGvi6 family transposase, with protein sequence MQPSVWQPPVEPSPAEQAILKRIRRAKLFVFLRRIRHQLFDAAFQSELAGIYKDSPCGQPPIPPAQLALATVLQAYTGISDDETIEVLTMDRRWQMVLDCLDCEEAPFGKATLIRFRQALIAHGLDRRLIERTIELATSDGGFGSRALRAALDSSPLWGAGRVEDSFNLLGHAMRKALRIMVCQTGVGLAQWAEQTGTTLVAGSSLKAALDIDWSQPDECAEALGRLLGALESLESYLDGQTQPPQAGVARCLQAAEQVHQQDVQLNSRGQFVLRRGVSRERRISIEDPAMRHGRKSRAVRIDGYKRHVLKDIDSGLVRAVGITAANRPEAAVTRDIEADLEPQRVKLIELHIDRAYLSSEWVRLRPEDLRIYCKAWPVRNGPYFQKTAFVLDWEAMRIRCPQGVTQPFEVGGKVRFPAARCRRCPLQERCTTSPKGRSVSIHPDELLLVELRERQQTKEGRAKLRERVSVEHSLAHIGQWQGRRARYLGVRKNLFDLRRVAVVHNLHVLARQEAAGRSQAA encoded by the coding sequence ATGCAGCCTTCTGTCTGGCAGCCGCCAGTGGAACCCTCACCCGCTGAGCAGGCTATCCTCAAGCGTATCCGTCGCGCCAAGCTGTTCGTTTTCCTGCGCCGCATCCGCCATCAACTCTTCGACGCCGCCTTCCAGAGCGAACTGGCCGGCATCTACAAAGACAGCCCTTGCGGTCAGCCGCCCATCCCACCGGCTCAACTGGCCCTGGCCACTGTCTTGCAGGCCTACACCGGTATCTCCGACGACGAGACCATTGAAGTGCTCACCATGGACCGCCGGTGGCAGATGGTGCTCGACTGCCTCGATTGCGAGGAAGCCCCCTTCGGCAAAGCCACCCTGATACGCTTCCGCCAAGCGCTCATCGCCCACGGCCTCGACCGTCGCCTGATTGAGCGGACCATCGAGTTGGCCACCAGCGACGGCGGGTTCGGCTCACGGGCGTTGCGGGCGGCCCTCGATTCGAGCCCTTTGTGGGGAGCCGGGAGAGTCGAGGATTCTTTTAATTTGTTGGGCCATGCAATGCGCAAGGCATTGAGGATCATGGTGTGCCAGACGGGGGTGGGACTGGCGCAATGGGCTGAGCAGACAGGCACCACACTCGTCGCGGGCAGCAGTTTGAAGGCTGCCCTGGACATCGATTGGAGTCAACCGGACGAATGTGCCGAAGCTCTGGGAAGGCTGCTCGGGGCGCTCGAATCGCTGGAAAGTTACTTGGACGGGCAAACTCAACCCCCTCAGGCTGGGGTCGCACGGTGTCTGCAAGCGGCCGAGCAAGTCCACCAGCAGGACGTACAACTCAACTCGCGCGGACAGTTTGTCCTTCGGCGTGGAGTCAGCCGCGAGCGGCGCATCAGCATCGAAGACCCCGCGATGCGCCACGGCCGCAAAAGCCGGGCGGTGCGCATCGATGGCTACAAGCGCCACGTGCTCAAAGACATCGACAGCGGCCTGGTGCGCGCAGTGGGCATTACTGCGGCCAACCGACCGGAAGCGGCGGTGACAAGGGACATCGAGGCGGACCTGGAGCCTCAGCGGGTGAAGTTGATTGAACTGCACATCGACCGGGCGTATCTGAGCAGCGAGTGGGTCAGACTTCGTCCAGAAGACTTGCGTATTTACTGCAAAGCCTGGCCGGTTAGAAATGGGCCGTACTTCCAGAAGACGGCCTTCGTGCTCGACTGGGAGGCGATGCGGATTCGTTGTCCACAGGGCGTCACCCAGCCTTTTGAGGTGGGTGGGAAAGTGCGGTTTCCGGCCGCGCGCTGTCGGCGCTGTCCCCTACAGGAACGCTGCACGACCAGCCCCAAAGGTCGCAGTGTCTCGATCCATCCGGACGAACTTCTGCTGGTCGAGTTGCGCGAACGCCAGCAGACAAAGGAGGGTCGAGCGAAGTTGCGTGAGCGCGTGAGTGTCGAGCACAGTTTGGCGCACATCGGTCAGTGGCAGGGACGCCGAGCCCGTTACCTGGGCGTGCGCAAGAATCTATTCGATTTGCGTCGGGTGGCGGTGGTGCACAATCTGCATGTGCTAGCCCGACAGGAAGCCGCTGGGCGTTCACAGGCGGCTTAG
- a CDS encoding Clp protease N-terminal domain-containing protein, with product MYDNFDWEALWVLMLSAIEARRLAAVQIGTEHLLLGIVRQKHSVAARILTSAGFTREVARKAIARTFGRGSRSTKWWNVEISFTADAKRALELAPAILQEFGDLQVDTRHLLLAVIRVDSARVERLFEDTGVELADLEESLLSRWQNS from the coding sequence ATGTACGATAACTTTGATTGGGAAGCGCTATGGGTGCTTATGCTATCAGCTATTGAAGCGCGACGTTTGGCAGCCGTGCAAATTGGAACAGAACACCTTTTACTCGGTATCGTTCGGCAAAAACACAGTGTTGCTGCTCGCATACTCACTTCTGCTGGATTCACTCGCGAAGTAGCACGCAAAGCGATAGCGCGCACTTTCGGCCGCGGTTCTAGGAGCACAAAATGGTGGAATGTAGAAATTTCTTTTACTGCTGATGCTAAAAGAGCGTTGGAACTTGCACCTGCCATTTTGCAGGAGTTTGGCGACTTGCAGGTCGATACGCGGCATTTGTTACTGGCCGTTATTCGTGTTGATAGTGCACGAGTCGAAAGGCTATTTGAGGATACCGGTGTAGAACTAGCAGATTTAGAAGAATCCCTGCTGTCACGCTGGCAGAATTCGTGA
- a CDS encoding Bax inhibitor-1 family protein: MYSYPDASGLNRQREQRASNLPGAFAAMGISLALTGAVSWWASALPGIDAWFWPLLIVQLGLLLAIGTVRSWSKNADNLSLILLFVFAVVEGLVLAPITAIYLASSVGQAVVLKALAAAGATFGAGAIYGWTTKRDLSNLGSILIMAVLGIVISSLLNVFWLKSPVTDLVISWMTVIVFTAFTAYDLNIARDNRFGQTAGQIALSLYLNFLNLFLAFLRIFGGGGRD, from the coding sequence ATGTACAGTTACCCCGACGCTTCCGGCCTCAATAGACAGCGGGAGCAGCGTGCCTCCAACCTGCCCGGGGCGTTTGCGGCGATGGGCATCTCCCTCGCCCTTACCGGAGCAGTCTCCTGGTGGGCGTCCGCCCTGCCCGGCATCGACGCCTGGTTCTGGCCGCTGCTGATTGTGCAGCTCGGCCTGCTGCTGGCGATTGGCACTGTCCGTTCCTGGTCCAAAAACGCCGACAACCTCTCGCTGATTTTGCTATTCGTATTTGCTGTCGTCGAAGGTCTGGTCCTTGCCCCGATCACGGCCATCTATTTGGCCTCGAGCGTCGGGCAGGCGGTCGTGCTCAAAGCCCTGGCGGCGGCGGGCGCCACCTTCGGCGCCGGGGCCATCTACGGCTGGACGACCAAGCGGGATTTGAGCAATCTGGGCAGCATCTTGATCATGGCGGTGCTGGGCATCGTCATCTCTTCGCTGCTCAACGTCTTCTGGCTCAAATCGCCCGTGACCGACCTGGTAATTTCCTGGATGACGGTGATCGTCTTCACGGCCTTCACCGCCTACGACCTCAACATCGCCCGCGACAACCGCTTCGGCCAGACCGCCGGACAGATCGCCTTGAGCCTCTATCTCAACTTCTTGAATCTGTTTTTGGCGTTCCTGCGCATCTTCGGCGGCGGCGGCCGCGACTGA
- a CDS encoding IS4-like element ISGvi2 family transposase: MPTIDPWTEHELQHLDLGDARRHTRLKQLLSSLARQPHASLPQACEDAAALKAAYRFLDNPQCHPADIRQAHASATAGRLAALPLVLLIQDTTELNFTAHPHTTGLGHLSKPESQGLLVHSLLAVRPDAVALGLCWQKVWTRAAQVEHLAARRQKRPQQHKESQRWLDGLAAAKGYVPPGGEAVLIGDRESDMFGLFAAPRPPQLHLLVRAARQRRLATPKTLLFEVFAGASAQGHYRCDLARRPGRAARQARLQVYWQAVQLQPGRNDQTHKGQPPVSVWVVRAWEVDPPAGEEGIDWWLLSSQPVTTLEQALACVHRYTLRWLIERYHYILKSGCAVEQLQLETAQRLERALAVYCIVAWRLLQLTYQSRSEPELPCTVALAQHEWQALYCRMTQSRQLPEEAPSLRQAVRWIAQLGGFVGRKGDGEPGVKTLWRGWQRLEDLAAGWLIARSAMAGDGNEDVGNG; this comes from the coding sequence ATGCCGACCATCGACCCCTGGACCGAACACGAACTGCAACACCTCGATTTGGGCGATGCCCGTCGCCACACCCGACTCAAGCAGCTGCTCTCCAGCCTCGCCCGTCAACCCCATGCCTCTCTGCCCCAAGCCTGCGAGGATGCCGCCGCCCTCAAAGCCGCCTACCGCTTTTTGGACAACCCGCAGTGCCACCCTGCAGATATCCGCCAGGCCCATGCCAGTGCCACCGCCGGCCGCCTGGCTGCCCTACCGCTGGTGCTGCTGATTCAAGACACCACCGAGTTGAACTTCACTGCCCACCCCCACACCACCGGGCTGGGCCATCTGTCCAAGCCCGAAAGCCAGGGACTGCTGGTCCACTCGCTTCTGGCTGTGCGGCCCGACGCCGTCGCCCTCGGCTTGTGCTGGCAGAAAGTCTGGACCCGTGCGGCCCAGGTGGAGCATCTGGCCGCTCGACGCCAAAAGCGTCCCCAACAGCACAAAGAATCCCAACGCTGGCTGGACGGTCTGGCGGCTGCCAAAGGCTATGTGCCGCCGGGGGGCGAAGCGGTGCTCATCGGCGACCGCGAGTCGGACATGTTCGGCTTGTTTGCGGCACCGCGCCCGCCGCAGTTGCATCTCTTGGTGCGCGCCGCGCGCCAACGTCGGCTGGCCACCCCCAAAACGTTGCTGTTCGAGGTTTTCGCGGGTGCCTCAGCCCAGGGCCACTATCGGTGCGACCTGGCGCGCCGTCCCGGGCGGGCGGCGCGCCAGGCGAGGTTGCAGGTGTACTGGCAAGCAGTGCAGTTGCAGCCGGGTCGCAATGACCAGACGCACAAAGGTCAACCGCCGGTGTCGGTGTGGGTGGTGCGCGCCTGGGAAGTGGACCCGCCTGCGGGCGAAGAGGGTATCGATTGGTGGTTGTTGAGTAGCCAGCCGGTGACCACGCTGGAGCAGGCGCTGGCCTGTGTGCACCGGTACACGCTGCGCTGGTTAATCGAGCGCTATCACTACATTCTCAAAAGTGGTTGCGCGGTGGAGCAGTTGCAGTTGGAGACGGCACAGCGTTTGGAGCGTGCGTTGGCAGTCTATTGCATCGTGGCGTGGCGGTTGTTGCAATTGACTTACCAGTCTCGCAGCGAGCCGGAGTTGCCGTGCACGGTGGCGTTGGCGCAGCACGAGTGGCAGGCGTTGTATTGTCGGATGACCCAGAGTCGGCAGTTGCCCGAGGAGGCGCCGAGTTTACGTCAGGCGGTGCGGTGGATAGCGCAGTTGGGAGGCTTTGTCGGTCGTAAAGGGGACGGTGAGCCTGGGGTGAAGACGCTGTGGCGAGGCTGGCAGCGGCTGGAGGATTTGGCAGCAGGGTGGCTCATCGCCCGCTCAGCGATGGCGGGCGATGGGAACGAAGATGTGGGTAACGGATAG
- the xth gene encoding exodeoxyribonuclease III yields MSNLTVATWNVNSINVRLGGVCAWLSAHRPEVLCLQETKVPDERFPVAAFEALGYEVAFAGQKAYNGVAIVSRKPVTVVRRGLPGDEADAPRRLIAATVEDTQIINVYVPNGSEAGSEKFAYKLLWLERLRQYLLADFDPKAAVLLCGDFNIAPEERDVWDPKAVAGKVLFHPDEHAALERIRTWGFIDAFRLHSPAAGQFSWWDYRAAAFRRNLGMRIDHIWVSSPLAERCSACWIDAQPRAQPSPSDHVPVAASFR; encoded by the coding sequence ATGTCCAATCTGACCGTCGCCACCTGGAACGTCAATTCGATCAATGTTCGCCTGGGGGGGGTATGCGCCTGGCTCTCGGCACACCGGCCGGAGGTGCTCTGCCTGCAGGAGACGAAGGTTCCGGATGAACGCTTTCCGGTTGCCGCCTTTGAAGCACTGGGGTACGAAGTCGCCTTCGCGGGCCAAAAAGCCTACAACGGGGTTGCCATCGTCAGCCGCAAACCCGTTACCGTCGTGCGCCGCGGCCTGCCCGGCGACGAGGCGGACGCCCCGCGCAGGCTGATCGCCGCCACCGTCGAGGACACCCAGATCATCAATGTCTACGTCCCGAACGGCTCGGAGGCGGGTTCCGAAAAATTCGCCTACAAGCTACTCTGGCTGGAGCGCCTACGCCAGTACTTGCTTGCCGACTTCGATCCAAAGGCAGCGGTGCTGCTGTGCGGGGATTTCAATATTGCCCCAGAGGAGCGCGATGTCTGGGATCCCAAGGCGGTGGCGGGCAAGGTCCTTTTTCATCCCGACGAACACGCCGCCCTGGAGCGCATCCGCACCTGGGGTTTTATCGACGCCTTTCGCCTGCACTCGCCGGCGGCGGGCCAATTTAGCTGGTGGGACTACCGGGCGGCGGCTTTTCGACGCAACCTCGGCATGCGCATCGACCACATCTGGGTGAGCAGCCCGCTTGCCGAGCGCTGCTCCGCCTGCTGGATCGACGCGCAACCGCGCGCCCAACCCTCGCCCTCCGACCACGTACCGGTGGCGGCCAGCTTTCGTTAG
- a CDS encoding nuclear transport factor 2 family protein, whose amino-acid sequence MDECEAVLGANAAFYRAFEKRDIEAMAAVWSQGAASLCIHPGRPALRGWSAVRQSWEQIFKVTAYIEIETEILTCEVQGTLAYVVLMEKVLQAAGGQSASVQSMATNVFALLGGSWYLVHHHGSPIRR is encoded by the coding sequence ATGGACGAGTGCGAGGCGGTACTGGGTGCGAACGCGGCGTTTTATCGGGCGTTTGAGAAGCGCGACATAGAGGCGATGGCTGCCGTCTGGTCGCAAGGCGCGGCGAGTCTTTGCATCCACCCCGGCCGGCCGGCGCTGCGCGGCTGGAGTGCGGTTCGTCAGTCGTGGGAGCAAATTTTTAAAGTCACTGCCTACATCGAAATCGAAACGGAAATCCTCACCTGCGAAGTTCAGGGGACACTCGCCTACGTCGTGCTGATGGAGAAGGTATTGCAGGCGGCGGGCGGCCAGAGTGCAAGCGTGCAGTCGATGGCGACCAACGTCTTCGCGCTTCTGGGCGGCTCTTGGTATCTGGTGCACCACCACGGCAGTCCCATCCGCCGCTAG
- a CDS encoding IS982 family transposase translates to MPSLEALFCHVDDFCRRFEPLWQQQLLDDGLRHRRRPRRLCLSEILTILIAFHQSAYRHFKAFYTQMVWGYWRSAFPGLVSYPRFVEWMPSTLLPLSAYLRHCFGRCTGISFIDSTPLHVCHVRRVHAHKVFAALAAWGKSSVGWFYGFKLHLVVSERGELLAMSVTPGNTDDRKPVPELLKDLHGKVFGDRGYISGKLGRQLREDFGIALMTKLRRKMTNRLMVMTDKLLLRKRGIIEAINDQLKNISQIEHTRHRSEVNFLVNLVCGLIAYCHKPKKPSVASDVDQLNA, encoded by the coding sequence ATGCCCAGTCTAGAAGCGCTCTTTTGCCATGTCGATGACTTCTGCCGACGCTTCGAGCCACTCTGGCAGCAACAACTGCTCGACGATGGTCTGCGACACCGGCGACGGCCACGCCGACTCTGTCTCAGTGAAATCCTGACAATTCTGATTGCTTTTCACCAATCCGCCTACCGCCACTTCAAGGCGTTCTATACACAGATGGTCTGGGGGTACTGGCGCAGCGCTTTTCCTGGACTGGTCAGCTACCCGCGCTTTGTCGAGTGGATGCCTTCTACCCTCCTGCCGCTCAGTGCCTACCTGCGCCACTGTTTTGGCCGGTGCACCGGCATCAGTTTCATCGATTCGACGCCGCTGCACGTTTGCCATGTGCGCCGGGTCCACGCCCATAAAGTCTTCGCCGCTCTGGCCGCTTGGGGCAAAAGCTCGGTGGGCTGGTTTTATGGCTTCAAGCTGCACCTGGTGGTCAGCGAGCGCGGTGAACTGCTGGCGATGAGCGTGACGCCTGGGAATACCGATGACCGCAAGCCTGTGCCTGAATTGCTCAAAGACTTGCACGGCAAGGTATTTGGTGACCGCGGCTATATCAGTGGCAAGCTTGGGAGGCAATTGCGCGAGGATTTCGGTATCGCGCTGATGACCAAGTTGCGCCGCAAGATGACCAATCGACTGATGGTGATGACGGACAAGCTGCTGTTGCGCAAGCGCGGGATTATCGAAGCGATCAACGACCAGCTGAAGAACATTTCTCAGATAGAGCACACCCGTCATCGCAGCGAAGTGAACTTTTTGGTCAACCTGGTGTGTGGATTGATTGCCTACTGCCACAAACCGAAGAAGCCGTCGGTAGCCTCGGATGTCGACCAGCTCAATGCTTAA
- a CDS encoding Uma2 family endonuclease, whose product MLTAALLQTGEQRIWLEGISWETFERLLDELGESRAIRLAYDQGVLEIMSPLNIHEKIKKLIARFIEAWADEMDIAVEGIGSWTMRRPDLARAIEPDECYYIAHQSEILGVERIDLQVSPPPDLAVEVDVSSSSRVRLAIYRRLGIPEVWTWRGQGLIVQHLIDGEYVEADHSRVLPGFAVQQLSSLVLQGLEIGQSAAVREFKQQIRTRANP is encoded by the coding sequence ATGTTGACGGCAGCACTACTGCAGACAGGCGAGCAACGCATCTGGCTGGAGGGAATCAGCTGGGAGACTTTTGAGCGGCTCCTTGACGAGTTGGGAGAAAGCCGGGCAATCCGCCTGGCCTATGACCAGGGGGTGCTGGAGATCATGAGCCCTCTCAACATCCACGAAAAAATTAAAAAACTGATCGCGCGATTTATCGAAGCCTGGGCTGACGAGATGGACATTGCGGTGGAAGGCATAGGCTCGTGGACCATGCGTAGGCCGGATCTGGCCAGAGCGATCGAACCCGACGAGTGTTACTACATAGCGCACCAGTCAGAGATTCTCGGCGTTGAGCGCATCGATTTGCAGGTGAGCCCGCCGCCGGATCTGGCAGTCGAAGTGGATGTTTCCAGCTCCTCGCGTGTGCGTCTGGCGATTTACCGGCGGCTGGGGATACCGGAGGTATGGACTTGGCGCGGCCAGGGATTGATCGTCCAGCACCTGATAGACGGAGAGTACGTCGAGGCGGACCACAGCCGGGTACTGCCGGGTTTTGCGGTGCAACAACTGAGTAGCCTGGTGCTGCAGGGGCTGGAAATCGGACAATCCGCCGCTGTGCGCGAGTTCAAGCAGCAAATCCGCACGCGCGCGAACCCCTGA
- the nrdR gene encoding transcriptional regulator NrdR, producing MLCPFCSYSDNRVLESRLAEEGESVRRRRECKQCRRRFTTYERIEFVPTVVIKRNGRREAFDRSKVLRGVMIACEKTDVPAELIEQLVDDLQAELQQRSSREVTSAEIGEMVLALLKPLNEVAYVRFASVYRKFKGVADFVSELQTFEANAELDSLKARLERLAAAHDQSAD from the coding sequence ATGCTTTGCCCATTCTGCTCGTACTCTGACAACCGTGTCCTCGAGTCCCGTCTGGCCGAGGAGGGGGAGAGCGTGCGCCGCCGCCGCGAGTGCAAACAATGCCGACGGCGCTTCACGACCTACGAGCGCATCGAATTTGTCCCAACAGTCGTGATCAAGCGCAATGGGCGGCGCGAAGCGTTCGATCGCTCGAAGGTGTTGCGTGGGGTGATGATCGCCTGCGAGAAGACCGACGTGCCGGCGGAGCTCATTGAGCAACTCGTCGACGATCTGCAGGCCGAGTTGCAGCAGCGCTCCAGCCGCGAGGTAACCAGTGCCGAGATTGGCGAGATGGTCCTCGCTCTACTCAAGCCCCTCAACGAGGTGGCCTACGTGCGCTTCGCCTCGGTTTACCGCAAGTTCAAGGGTGTCGCCGACTTTGTGAGCGAACTGCAAACCTTCGAAGCGAACGCTGAGCTCGATTCGCTCAAAGCCCGCCTGGAGCGGCTTGCCGCAGCGCACGACCAGTCCGCCGACTGA
- a CDS encoding ParA family protein, with protein sequence MKILTLTGYKGGVGKSTTAVHLATFFSDHGRTVLIDGDPNRTSMQWAQRGKLPFSVADERQAMKAVTGAEWIIIDTPARPDGTDLQELAKGCDLLILPTAPDVLSLRPMLETAQALGQARYRALVAIVPPRPSREGEAMRDELDKNGVPVFRTLIRRSAGFAKAALEGVPVRDVSNPRARLVWTDYRALGNVSSG encoded by the coding sequence GTGAAAATCCTGACTTTGACCGGCTACAAGGGCGGGGTGGGCAAATCGACCACCGCCGTTCACCTGGCAACCTTTTTCAGCGATCACGGCCGCACCGTGCTGATCGACGGCGACCCCAACCGCACCTCGATGCAATGGGCGCAACGGGGCAAGCTGCCCTTCTCTGTTGCAGACGAGCGGCAGGCGATGAAAGCCGTCACCGGTGCCGAGTGGATCATCATCGACACACCGGCCAGGCCGGACGGCACCGACCTGCAGGAACTGGCCAAGGGTTGCGATCTGCTCATCCTGCCCACCGCACCGGACGTGCTGTCGCTGCGGCCGATGCTCGAAACCGCCCAAGCCCTCGGCCAGGCCCGCTATCGCGCCCTGGTGGCCATCGTGCCGCCCCGACCCAGCAGGGAAGGCGAAGCGATGCGCGACGAACTCGACAAGAACGGCGTGCCGGTGTTTCGGACACTGATCCGGCGCAGCGCGGGTTTCGCCAAGGCCGCGCTGGAGGGCGTCCCCGTGCGCGACGTGTCGAACCCACGCGCCCGGTTGGTGTGGACGGATTACCGTGCTTTAGGTAACGTCAGTTCGGGATAA